The Fibrobacter sp. UWT2 genome window below encodes:
- a CDS encoding fibrobacter succinogenes major paralogous domain-containing protein: MRKALRVILGIAALFVGGCSHTVSLDDEDNEEVGEDIGEDVDEDVDDKVSSSDTQKSSSSSQKELKDAWSWDVSRASLLNPKITYGTMTDSRDGKKYKTIKIGSQTWMAENLNFADSAANPSLKGRSWCYDDKAENCAVTGRLYTWAAAIDSVKLATDADNPQDCGYGKTCTLPASVQGICPKGWHLPKEADWNTLFSAVGGKSAAGSALKSQTGWYGSGDGADGYGFSALPAGLRDLNGNFYDVGNSAYVWSASWFGSHEAAYMNLYYGRKSALQDYDYSYVGFSVRCLQNSDDTAKSSSSSSLNGDESSSSSVKSSSSVGPSWDLPKEAYLNSEINYETITDDRDGKTYKVVKIGKQWWMAENLNYADSVATPSLKGGSWCYNDLEENCEVAGRLYTWTAAIDSVKLATDADNPRDCGRYHDCGYLGRIQGICPDGWYLPRDGDWETLFEAVGGKLEMTGNYANAGKALKSQLGWSNKGGGTDAYGFAALPTGRRNGSGFESIGSRASYWTATQSSTVQADYEGLVSASNDAFSFYSEFIEVAFSVRCFKDAD, encoded by the coding sequence ATGCGTAAAGCGTTACGTGTAATTTTGGGAATAGCAGCCCTGTTCGTCGGTGGTTGTTCGCACACCGTATCCCTGGATGATGAAGATAATGAAGAAGTTGGTGAAGATATTGGTGAAGATGTAGATGAAGATGTAGATGATAAAGTCTCATCTTCTGATACTCAGAAATCTTCTTCAAGTTCGCAAAAGGAACTTAAGGATGCTTGGAGCTGGGATGTGTCGAGGGCGTCTCTCTTGAATCCGAAAATTACCTATGGCACCATGACCGATTCCCGCGATGGGAAAAAATACAAGACTATAAAAATAGGCTCCCAGACCTGGATGGCAGAAAATTTGAATTTCGCCGACAGTGCAGCGAATCCTAGCCTTAAGGGTAGGAGCTGGTGTTATGACGACAAGGCTGAAAACTGCGCGGTGACAGGTCGCCTTTACACCTGGGCTGCGGCTATTGATTCCGTGAAACTTGCAACCGATGCTGACAATCCGCAGGATTGTGGTTATGGTAAGACTTGTACCCTTCCGGCAAGCGTTCAGGGAATTTGTCCGAAGGGCTGGCACCTACCGAAAGAGGCTGATTGGAACACCCTATTCAGCGCTGTGGGCGGAAAGTCTGCTGCTGGCTCTGCTCTCAAGTCCCAGACGGGTTGGTATGGCAGTGGTGACGGCGCTGATGGTTACGGCTTTTCGGCATTGCCGGCGGGTCTCAGAGATCTTAATGGCAACTTCTACGATGTTGGAAACTCTGCCTACGTCTGGAGCGCTTCTTGGTTTGGCAGCCACGAGGCCGCTTACATGAATTTGTATTACGGCCGTAAATCTGCACTTCAAGACTACGACTACAGTTATGTCGGTTTTTCTGTCCGTTGTCTTCAGAACTCTGACGATACTGCAAAATCCAGTTCCTCCAGTTCTCTCAATGGGGATGAGTCTAGTAGTAGTTCCGTAAAGTCCAGTTCTTCTGTGGGCCCGAGTTGGGATTTGCCGAAAGAAGCATACTTGAATTCTGAAATCAATTATGAAACCATTACCGATGACCGCGATGGTAAAACTTACAAGGTTGTTAAAATCGGAAAACAATGGTGGATGGCGGAGAACCTCAATTACGCCGATAGCGTAGCGACACCCAGCCTCAAGGGCGGGAGTTGGTGTTACAATGATTTGGAAGAAAACTGTGAGGTGGCAGGTAGGCTTTACACATGGACTGCTGCGATTGATTCGGTGAAATTGGCGACCGATGCCGATAATCCGCGGGATTGCGGCCGATATCACGATTGTGGCTATTTAGGTCGTATTCAGGGCATTTGCCCCGATGGTTGGTATTTACCTCGTGATGGGGATTGGGAAACCTTGTTCGAAGCAGTGGGCGGCAAGTTAGAGATGACTGGTAATTACGCTAATGCTGGTAAAGCGCTCAAGTCTCAGCTTGGGTGGAGCAATAAAGGTGGCGGCACCGATGCCTATGGTTTCGCTGCGCTGCCTACCGGCCGGCGTAATGGTTCTGGTTTTGAAAGTATAGGCTCTCGCGCGAGCTATTGGACTGCTACCCAATCTAGCACCGTTCAGGCGGATTACGAAGGTCTGGTCTCTGCCAGTAACGATGCATTTTCATTTTACTCAGAATTTATAGAAGTTGCTTTTTCAGTTCGTTGCTTTAAGGATGCGGATTAA
- a CDS encoding DUF4143 domain-containing protein gives MRKNVYKKFIYGALRKGARATQYEEAIEWLVDSGLLYKVSRVSRPALPLSIYEELNIFKLYTLDVGLLGAMANTDSSQILIKSDLIADFNGGLAEQFILQQMKSKQIDPIYYHSTDDSRLELDFLIQSEGHLLPIEVKSGESVRSNSLSMLLQKTPGLRAIRYSLRPYKEQNFLTNIPLYAV, from the coding sequence ATGCGGAAAAATGTATACAAGAAATTTATTTACGGAGCTCTCCGTAAAGGGGCTCGTGCGACACAATACGAAGAAGCCATCGAATGGCTGGTTGATTCTGGCCTGTTATACAAGGTATCGCGTGTGTCCAGGCCCGCTTTGCCGTTAAGCATATACGAAGAACTAAACATTTTCAAGCTGTATACGCTTGACGTGGGACTGCTAGGTGCGATGGCGAATACAGACTCCTCGCAAATTCTAATTAAAAGCGACTTGATTGCTGATTTCAATGGTGGACTTGCCGAACAATTTATTCTGCAGCAAATGAAAAGTAAGCAAATAGATCCGATTTACTATCACTCAACAGATGATTCTCGGTTGGAATTGGATTTCTTAATACAGTCGGAGGGTCACCTTTTACCCATTGAAGTAAAATCGGGTGAATCTGTGCGTTCAAACTCACTTTCGATGTTATTGCAAAAAACACCTGGGCTTAGGGCTATCCGTTATTCGCTGCGCCCCTATAAGGAACAAAATTTCCTTACCAATATCCCGCTTTATGCGGTGTGA
- the rffA gene encoding dTDP-4-amino-4,6-dideoxygalactose transaminase, with product MTKIPFNKPPFVGLELDYVKQAVESGRICGDGTYNLMCHDWLEKHTGTAKALLTTSCTHALEMSARLCDIQPGDEVIMPSFTFVSTADAFVSQGAKCVFVDIRPDTMNLDENLIEAAITEKTKAIVPVHYAGVACEMDKINEIAKRHNLFVVEDAAQGMMATYKGKALGTLGDFGCYSYHETKNYSMGEGGALLINDKKYCDRAEIIREKGTNRCQFHRGEVDKYTWVELGSSYLPSELNAAYLYAELECADEIYDNRMASWNAYRERLQPLADKGLVELPVIPEHCTHNAHMFYLKVEDLQTRTALLKHLVYNGILAVFHYVPLHSSPAGLCYGRFNGEDKYTTNESNRLLRLPMFFGLKTEEIDFVCSKVNEFFGV from the coding sequence ATGACTAAGATTCCATTCAACAAACCGCCTTTTGTAGGACTTGAACTTGATTACGTAAAACAGGCCGTCGAAAGTGGCCGTATTTGTGGTGATGGCACTTACAACTTGATGTGCCACGATTGGCTTGAAAAGCATACCGGTACGGCAAAGGCGCTGTTGACCACCAGTTGCACGCATGCGCTTGAAATGTCGGCCCGCCTTTGCGACATTCAGCCCGGCGACGAGGTGATTATGCCGTCGTTTACGTTCGTGAGTACGGCAGATGCGTTTGTGTCGCAGGGAGCTAAGTGCGTGTTTGTGGACATTCGCCCCGATACCATGAATCTGGACGAAAATTTGATTGAAGCGGCCATTACCGAAAAGACGAAAGCGATTGTGCCGGTGCACTACGCGGGCGTGGCTTGCGAAATGGACAAAATCAACGAGATTGCAAAACGCCACAATCTTTTCGTGGTGGAAGATGCCGCTCAAGGCATGATGGCAACTTACAAGGGCAAGGCGCTCGGAACGCTTGGTGACTTTGGCTGCTACAGCTATCACGAAACCAAGAATTACAGCATGGGTGAGGGCGGTGCGCTGCTCATCAATGATAAAAAGTATTGCGACCGCGCCGAAATCATTCGCGAAAAGGGCACGAATCGCTGCCAGTTCCACCGCGGCGAAGTCGACAAGTACACATGGGTAGAGCTCGGCTCCAGCTACTTGCCGAGCGAACTCAACGCCGCTTACCTTTATGCGGAATTGGAATGCGCCGATGAAATTTATGACAACCGCATGGCTAGTTGGAACGCTTACCGTGAACGCTTGCAGCCGCTAGCCGACAAGGGCTTGGTTGAGTTGCCGGTTATTCCGGAGCATTGTACGCACAATGCTCACATGTTCTACCTGAAGGTCGAAGACTTGCAGACGCGTACGGCGCTTCTCAAGCACTTGGTGTACAACGGAATTCTAGCGGTGTTCCATTACGTGCCGTTGCATTCGTCGCCTGCGGGCCTGTGCTATGGCCGCTTTAACGGCGAAGATAAGTACACCACCAACGAAAGCAATCGCTTGCTGCGCCTGCCGATGTTCTTTGGCCTGAAAACTGAAGAAATTGACTTTGTCTGCAGCAAAGTGAACGAATTCTTCGGTGTTTAA
- a CDS encoding glycoside hydrolase family 3 N-terminal domain-containing protein, whose protein sequence is MNFSKIALFAVAAYGFSQAAITGNVVDESGAPVHNAAVTVRTLPNLLANARTLTNDKGAFKLGNARKDQSIIVRKAGFLPETLSVVAGQKKYDNITLKRDPIENKIDEIMAGMTIDDMIAQMTQAKVPKLNCGEGVCGSALEGGGAYTADFYKSAWSQKIPATYGKDNVHGVADVKGATIFPHNIGLGATRDSALVRRIGQAVAEEMWAAHIDLNFAPAITVPQDERWGRVYEGFGEDPELAVSLGAAFVRGQQGDHNDAEWRVITTIKHFIGDGATKKGYDRGNAIISKKDLYKKYLPPYEAAIEQGALSVMASFNQVNGVHQHIDSALLTGVLKTELAFDGYVIADWEGIEHSTTPGAAGNYFAGEVTDMSSKDAIRASINAGLDMAMVPQSVHNFVKTMKVLLAEGNISEDRIKDACRRILRAKIRAGRIDNPKGPAAYVGVTKNIGSNEHRQIAREAVQKSLVILKNNKVLPLDTNGKVFVTGSHANNTGLQCGAWTLGWQGTLDEVPGATSIQAGFDEVAKGTRVNTAEEAGTIVYVVGEVPYAEWFGDYRGDDFNNKIIFKEDRTDMSFNSTDEYIAQIKAWQKAGHKVAVVLITGRPLPITSFIKAADAFVVAWLPGSEGAGVADVLYGKVKPTGKLPHTWPKDAKQIPINVGDGKKGLYPYGYGLTY, encoded by the coding sequence ATGAATTTCTCTAAAATCGCTCTTTTCGCTGTTGCCGCCTACGGTTTTTCGCAGGCAGCCATTACGGGCAACGTCGTCGATGAATCGGGCGCACCCGTTCACAACGCCGCCGTCACCGTCAGGACTCTCCCGAACCTACTCGCAAACGCCCGGACACTCACGAACGACAAGGGAGCCTTCAAGCTTGGCAACGCCAGGAAAGACCAAAGCATCATCGTGCGCAAGGCGGGGTTCCTCCCCGAAACGCTCAGCGTAGTCGCAGGCCAAAAGAAATACGATAACATTACCTTAAAGCGCGACCCCATCGAAAATAAAATCGACGAAATCATGGCGGGCATGACCATTGACGACATGATCGCCCAGATGACGCAAGCGAAAGTTCCCAAGCTCAACTGCGGCGAAGGCGTTTGCGGTTCCGCCCTCGAAGGCGGCGGTGCCTACACCGCCGATTTCTACAAGAGCGCCTGGAGTCAAAAAATCCCTGCCACCTACGGCAAAGACAACGTGCATGGCGTCGCCGACGTAAAAGGGGCAACCATTTTTCCGCACAACATCGGCCTCGGTGCCACCCGCGACTCAGCGCTTGTACGCAGAATCGGGCAAGCCGTCGCCGAAGAAATGTGGGCCGCCCACATTGACTTGAATTTCGCGCCCGCCATTACCGTACCGCAAGATGAACGCTGGGGCCGCGTCTACGAAGGCTTTGGCGAAGACCCCGAACTCGCCGTGAGCCTGGGGGCCGCATTCGTGCGCGGACAACAAGGCGACCACAACGACGCTGAATGGCGCGTGATTACCACCATCAAGCACTTTATCGGCGATGGAGCCACCAAAAAAGGATACGACCGCGGCAACGCCATTATCTCTAAAAAGGATCTCTACAAAAAATACCTGCCACCCTACGAAGCCGCCATCGAACAAGGCGCTTTGAGCGTCATGGCAAGCTTTAACCAAGTGAACGGCGTTCATCAGCATATCGATTCTGCCCTGCTCACAGGCGTTCTCAAGACGGAACTCGCCTTTGACGGCTACGTGATTGCTGACTGGGAAGGCATCGAACATTCCACGACGCCAGGCGCTGCAGGCAACTACTTCGCCGGCGAAGTCACCGACATGTCTTCGAAAGACGCCATCCGCGCTTCCATTAACGCGGGCCTCGACATGGCCATGGTTCCGCAATCGGTACACAACTTTGTCAAGACCATGAAGGTGCTACTTGCCGAAGGAAATATCAGCGAAGACCGCATCAAGGACGCCTGCCGCAGAATATTGCGCGCCAAAATCCGCGCCGGCCGAATCGACAACCCCAAGGGTCCCGCCGCCTACGTAGGCGTTACCAAGAACATCGGCAGCAACGAACACCGTCAAATCGCCCGCGAAGCCGTTCAAAAAAGTCTCGTCATCCTCAAGAACAACAAGGTTCTTCCGCTGGATACCAACGGCAAAGTCTTCGTGACCGGCAGTCACGCGAACAACACCGGCCTACAATGCGGCGCCTGGACGCTCGGCTGGCAAGGCACCCTCGACGAAGTCCCCGGAGCCACATCGATTCAAGCAGGGTTCGACGAAGTCGCAAAAGGCACGCGTGTGAATACCGCTGAAGAAGCCGGCACCATCGTGTACGTTGTCGGCGAAGTCCCCTACGCCGAATGGTTCGGCGACTACCGCGGCGACGATTTCAACAACAAAATCATTTTCAAAGAAGACCGCACCGACATGTCCTTCAACAGCACCGACGAATACATCGCACAGATTAAGGCTTGGCAAAAAGCCGGCCACAAAGTCGCCGTCGTGCTCATCACCGGCCGCCCGCTCCCCATCACCTCGTTCATCAAGGCTGCCGATGCATTTGTCGTAGCATGGCTCCCCGGTAGCGAAGGCGCAGGCGTTGCAGACGTTCTCTATGGCAAGGTAAAGCCCACCGGCAAACTCCCCCACACCTGGCCCAAAGACGCCAAGCAAATCCCGATTAACGTCGGTGACGGCAAAAAGGGATTATACCCATACGGCTACGGGCTGACGTACTAA
- a CDS encoding NADP-dependent isocitrate dehydrogenase, which translates to MNTKIYYTLTDESPFLATQSLLPIVRGFAKAADIDVETKNISLPGRILAAFGKASDDLDFLGKLTLEPDANIIKLPNISASVPQLKAAIAELQKNGFDVPDYPDAPANDEEKAIRAKYDKVKGSAVNPVLRQGNSDRRAPKAVKNFARNNPHSNGNWNTSVKTHVASMDADDFYGNEKSITMADADTFKIEFVNEAGEVTELRAAKPLLKGEIIDATVMRMASLEKFIANAMAEAKAKGLLFSVHLKATMMKVSDPVLFGAFVRVFFKDVFTKYADLFKELGIDANNGLGDLYKRLEGNAHEAEVKAAIDAALAAGPDLAMVDSAKGVTNLHVPSDVIIDASMPAMIRNSGCMWNKEGKLQETIACIPDRCYAGIYDETIEFCKQNGAFDPKTMGTVPNVGLMAQGAEEYGSHDKTFVAKGKGVIRAVNSKGEVLLQQNVEAGDIFRMCQAKDAPVRDWVKLAVTRARLSNTPAIFWLDPERAHDREIQKKVEAYLPEHDLNGLDIKIMSPRKAIVETMKRAKAGLDTIGVTGNVMRDYLTDLFPILEVGTSAKMLSIVPLMAGGGLYETGAGGSAPKQVQQFLAENYLRWDSLGEYFALVPAFEQVALKDGNKKAKVLADTLDEANGKILEFNRTPARKIGELDNRGSHFYLALYWSEALAAQKDDAELAAKFAPVAKALAENEQKIVAAFAAEQGKPADIGGYYLPKADLLKKWMRPVAEFNAVIDAL; encoded by the coding sequence ATGAATACCAAGATTTACTATACTCTGACTGACGAGTCGCCGTTCCTGGCGACTCAATCCCTGCTCCCCATCGTGCGCGGTTTTGCAAAGGCCGCCGATATCGATGTAGAAACCAAGAACATCTCGCTGCCGGGCCGCATTCTGGCCGCCTTCGGCAAGGCGAGCGACGACCTGGATTTCCTCGGCAAGCTTACGCTTGAACCGGACGCAAACATCATCAAGCTCCCGAACATTTCGGCTTCTGTACCGCAGCTCAAAGCCGCCATCGCCGAACTCCAGAAGAATGGCTTTGACGTGCCCGATTACCCGGACGCTCCGGCGAACGACGAAGAAAAGGCAATCCGCGCCAAGTACGACAAGGTGAAGGGTTCTGCCGTGAACCCGGTACTTCGCCAAGGCAACTCCGACCGTCGCGCCCCTAAGGCAGTGAAGAACTTTGCCCGTAACAACCCGCACAGTAACGGCAACTGGAACACCTCCGTGAAGACTCACGTGGCGAGCATGGATGCGGACGACTTTTACGGCAACGAAAAGTCCATCACCATGGCCGACGCCGACACGTTCAAGATTGAATTTGTCAATGAAGCAGGCGAAGTTACGGAACTCCGCGCCGCCAAGCCGCTTCTGAAGGGCGAAATCATCGATGCCACCGTGATGCGCATGGCATCGCTTGAAAAGTTTATCGCCAATGCGATGGCCGAAGCCAAGGCGAAGGGCCTGCTGTTCTCGGTGCATCTGAAGGCCACCATGATGAAGGTCTCTGACCCGGTGCTGTTCGGTGCATTCGTGCGCGTGTTCTTCAAGGATGTGTTTACGAAGTACGCTGACCTGTTCAAGGAACTGGGCATCGATGCCAACAACGGTCTGGGTGATTTGTACAAGCGCCTCGAAGGCAATGCTCACGAGGCTGAAGTTAAGGCAGCCATTGACGCCGCTCTTGCTGCGGGTCCGGACCTCGCAATGGTCGATTCCGCGAAGGGCGTTACGAATCTGCATGTGCCGAGCGACGTGATTATCGACGCCTCGATGCCTGCGATGATCCGCAATTCTGGCTGCATGTGGAACAAGGAAGGCAAGCTGCAAGAGACGATTGCCTGCATTCCGGACCGCTGCTACGCCGGCATTTACGACGAGACGATTGAATTCTGCAAACAGAACGGCGCATTCGATCCGAAGACGATGGGCACTGTGCCGAACGTGGGTCTCATGGCCCAGGGCGCCGAAGAATACGGCAGCCACGACAAGACTTTCGTTGCAAAGGGCAAGGGCGTCATTCGCGCCGTGAACAGCAAGGGCGAAGTTCTTTTGCAGCAGAATGTTGAAGCAGGTGACATTTTCCGCATGTGCCAGGCCAAGGACGCTCCGGTGCGCGACTGGGTGAAACTCGCTGTGACACGCGCCCGCCTCAGCAACACGCCTGCGATTTTCTGGCTTGACCCGGAACGCGCTCACGACCGCGAAATCCAGAAGAAGGTGGAAGCCTACTTGCCGGAACACGACTTGAACGGCCTTGACATCAAGATTATGAGCCCGCGCAAGGCGATTGTCGAAACCATGAAGCGCGCGAAAGCCGGTCTCGATACCATCGGCGTCACCGGCAACGTGATGCGCGACTACCTCACCGACCTTTTCCCGATTCTCGAAGTCGGAACTTCTGCCAAGATGCTCAGCATCGTGCCCTTGATGGCTGGCGGTGGCCTCTACGAAACAGGTGCAGGCGGTTCTGCCCCCAAGCAGGTGCAGCAGTTCCTCGCCGAGAACTACCTCCGCTGGGATTCCCTCGGTGAATACTTCGCGCTGGTACCCGCCTTCGAACAGGTCGCGCTGAAGGACGGCAACAAGAAGGCGAAAGTCTTGGCCGACACGCTCGACGAAGCCAACGGCAAGATTCTCGAATTCAACCGCACGCCTGCCCGCAAAATCGGCGAACTCGACAACCGCGGTTCACACTTCTACCTGGCCCTCTACTGGTCCGAGGCCCTTGCCGCCCAGAAGGACGACGCAGAACTTGCCGCCAAGTTCGCCCCGGTCGCCAAGGCCCTCGCTGAAAACGAGCAGAAGATTGTCGCCGCGTTTGCCGCCGAGCAGGGCAAACCCGCTGATATCGGCGGCTATTACCTGCCGAAGGCTGATCTCTTAAAGAAGTGGATGCGCCCGGTAGCGGAATTCAACGCTGTGATTGACGCGCTGTAA
- the pelA gene encoding pectate lyase, translating to MSVWKLPAPVMGAFGLMFAVSSYAADYVPPATAVSKVNSYRGYSELTSAASGMDIDQYAYNMTTWQIGNGGFYKAMADKYKSAYSGGQKSEWRAKDGGDLGTIDNNATIQEMRLLAVRYKETTNGNYKAAFKTSFNKAVNFLLTMQRSKGGLPQVWPKRGNYSDQITLNDNAMIRAMVTMMDIANKTSPFDSDIIDDATRAKMQGAMDKAIDYLLKAQIVNNGNLTVWCAQHDTNSLAPVGARAYELPSKSGNESMGVVWFLMNWPEQTEAIQKAVKGAISWYKKNKLKDKAFSKTAGVVDKAGSSLWFRFYEVNSDDYFFCDRDGASTKTQDFMKISEERRTGYQWAGDYGSAILSTESAYLEALEKMSGTYVPPPPPAVLCGSDTCKTFIDGVNFVDIKGAKEATNTGFVGEGYANVDNETGSYVTYGVTAAKAGEYDLTIRFANGGSSARDYDIYVGDVLVVQGVSMGSTGGWTTWEAQTIKVPLEKGYSELKFVSTSKDGMANIDYVGWMSADLYAGEKDIGGTTVIGTRAVQAVPANAAARYYVDFGSRDNATGVYLKKANGKIFRINGAR from the coding sequence ATGAGTGTTTGGAAGTTGCCTGCGCCGGTCATGGGCGCGTTCGGTTTGATGTTTGCGGTGTCGTCGTATGCGGCGGATTATGTTCCCCCTGCAACGGCGGTTTCGAAGGTTAACAGCTACCGCGGCTATTCGGAGTTGACTTCGGCCGCGTCTGGCATGGACATTGACCAATATGCCTACAACATGACCACGTGGCAGATTGGCAACGGCGGTTTTTACAAGGCGATGGCCGACAAGTACAAGAGTGCCTATTCCGGTGGACAAAAGTCGGAATGGCGCGCCAAGGATGGCGGCGACCTCGGCACCATCGACAACAATGCGACCATTCAAGAAATGCGCTTGCTGGCGGTGCGTTACAAGGAGACGACCAACGGCAATTACAAGGCGGCTTTCAAGACGAGTTTTAACAAGGCCGTGAACTTTTTGCTGACTATGCAGCGTTCCAAGGGCGGGCTTCCGCAGGTGTGGCCCAAGCGCGGAAACTATTCGGACCAAATTACGCTGAACGACAACGCCATGATTCGCGCAATGGTCACGATGATGGACATTGCAAACAAGACTTCGCCGTTTGATTCCGATATCATTGATGATGCGACTCGCGCCAAGATGCAAGGGGCGATGGACAAGGCAATTGACTACTTGCTCAAGGCGCAGATTGTGAATAACGGAAATTTGACGGTGTGGTGTGCCCAGCATGACACGAACAGTCTCGCTCCGGTGGGAGCCCGCGCTTACGAACTTCCGAGTAAGTCTGGCAACGAATCGATGGGCGTGGTGTGGTTCCTGATGAACTGGCCGGAACAGACCGAGGCAATCCAGAAAGCGGTCAAAGGGGCCATTTCCTGGTACAAGAAAAACAAGCTGAAAGACAAAGCCTTTAGCAAGACTGCCGGTGTAGTCGACAAGGCGGGCTCTTCGTTGTGGTTCCGCTTTTACGAGGTGAATAGCGACGACTACTTTTTCTGCGACCGCGACGGGGCCAGCACCAAGACGCAGGACTTTATGAAGATTAGCGAGGAACGCCGCACGGGTTACCAGTGGGCAGGCGACTACGGCAGCGCAATCCTTTCGACAGAATCCGCATATTTGGAAGCGCTTGAAAAGATGTCTGGCACCTACGTTCCGCCTCCGCCGCCGGCAGTACTTTGCGGGAGCGATACCTGCAAGACATTCATCGATGGCGTGAACTTTGTAGACATCAAGGGCGCTAAAGAAGCGACCAACACGGGCTTTGTGGGCGAGGGCTACGCCAATGTAGACAACGAAACGGGTAGCTACGTAACTTACGGCGTGACCGCTGCGAAGGCGGGCGAATACGATTTGACAATTCGCTTTGCAAATGGTGGCTCTAGCGCTCGCGACTACGACATATACGTGGGCGATGTGCTTGTTGTTCAAGGCGTGAGCATGGGTTCTACTGGTGGCTGGACCACTTGGGAGGCACAAACCATTAAGGTGCCGCTCGAAAAGGGCTACAGCGAACTCAAGTTTGTGAGCACCTCGAAAGACGGCATGGCAAACATCGATTACGTTGGCTGGATGAGCGCTGACCTGTACGCCGGCGAAAAGGATATCGGTGGAACGACCGTGATCGGGACACGCGCTGTGCAGGCGGTTCCGGCAAATGCTGCCGCCCGCTACTACGTAGACTTCGGTAGCCGCGATAACGCTACTGGCGTTTACCTGAAGAAAGCAAACGGCAAAATCTTCCGCATCAACGGAGCGAGGTGA